The following are encoded together in the Desulfococcus multivorans genome:
- the queC gene encoding 7-cyano-7-deazaguanine synthase QueC, with amino-acid sequence METPRKAIVLSSGGLDSTTVMAIAKSEGYDIYSLSFSYGQRHSAELDAANRVADTIGVKKHLVINVDMRLIGGSALTDDIAVPKDRNESDMAGEIPVTYVPARNTIFLSYALGWAEVVGASDIFIGVNAVDYSGYPDCRPEFIAAFEALANLATKAGVEGHKIRIRSPLIHLTKAEIIRKGTKLGVDYSLTLSCYDPSPEGKACGRCDSCLLRKKGFLAAGVDDPTAYMAS; translated from the coding sequence ATGGAAACACCCCGTAAGGCCATCGTCCTTTCCAGCGGCGGCCTCGACTCTACGACGGTCATGGCCATTGCCAAATCAGAGGGATACGACATCTACAGCCTCAGTTTCAGTTACGGACAGCGCCATTCTGCGGAACTGGACGCCGCAAATCGCGTGGCCGACACCATCGGCGTAAAAAAGCATTTAGTGATCAACGTGGATATGAGGCTCATCGGCGGATCGGCCCTGACCGACGACATTGCCGTGCCCAAAGACAGAAATGAGAGCGACATGGCCGGTGAGATCCCGGTAACCTATGTTCCGGCCCGGAATACCATCTTCCTATCCTACGCCCTCGGCTGGGCCGAGGTGGTCGGGGCCTCCGACATCTTCATCGGCGTCAATGCCGTCGACTACAGCGGATATCCGGACTGCCGACCCGAGTTTATCGCAGCCTTCGAAGCACTGGCCAATCTCGCCACCAAAGCGGGCGTGGAGGGGCATAAGATCCGAATCCGGTCGCCACTCATCCACCTGACCAAGGCCGAAATCATCCGGAAAGGCACAAAACTGGGTGTGGATTATAGCCTCACCTTGAGCTGCTATGACCCTTCGCCTGAAGGAAAGGCCTGCGGGCGATGTGACAGTTGTCTCTTACGGAAAAAAGGCTTTCTGGCGGCTGGCGTTGACGATCCGACGGCCTATATGGCGTCGTAG